From the Blattabacterium cuenoti genome, one window contains:
- the trmD gene encoding tRNA (guanosine(37)-N1)-methyltransferase TrmD, with amino-acid sequence MRIDIVSIAPKIFQGPFYNYIVKRAINKGLVNINVHDLREYGIGKRKKVDDYPYGGGSGMVIKIEPVYKCFSKLSEKINYDEIIFMTPDGMLFSQKYAEYLTYKKNIIILCGHYKGIDQRIRDNLISKEISIGNYVLSGGELAAAVVIESVVRLLPGAIKNKESIITDSFQKKYVIAPPIYTRPRIYKGWKVPKILFSGHHKKIKNWLQKKSVPFIQQK; translated from the coding sequence ATGCGTATAGATATTGTTAGCATAGCTCCAAAAATTTTTCAAGGTCCTTTTTATAATTATATTGTTAAAAGGGCTATTAACAAAGGGTTAGTAAATATTAATGTTCATGACTTACGAGAATATGGAATAGGAAAACGTAAAAAAGTAGACGATTACCCTTATGGAGGAGGTTCTGGAATGGTTATTAAAATTGAGCCTGTTTATAAATGTTTTTCTAAATTATCAGAAAAAATAAATTATGATGAAATCATTTTTATGACTCCTGATGGAATGTTATTTTCACAAAAATATGCTGAATATTTAACATATAAAAAAAACATTATTATTCTTTGTGGGCACTATAAAGGAATTGATCAAAGGATTAGAGATAATTTGATTTCTAAGGAAATATCTATTGGAAATTATGTGTTATCTGGTGGGGAACTAGCAGCGGCTGTAGTTATAGAATCTGTAGTAAGACTATTACCTGGAGCAATTAAAAACAAAGAATCTATCATTACTGATTCTTTTCAAAAAAAATACGTAATTGCCCCACCTATTTATACTAGACCAAGGATTTACAAAGGGTGGAAAGTTCCAAAAATACTTTTTTCCGGACATCATAAAAAAATAAAAAATTGGTTACAAAAAAAATCTGTTCCCTTTATACAACAAAAATAG
- the argH gene encoding argininosuccinate lyase has protein sequence MKIWDKKTNINLDKEIENFTSYKDSKIDLLLAPHDVLGTIAHVIMLNSIGLINVKDFKSIIKELRNIYINEILTNNFIINEGIEDIHSQIEFLLTNRLGDIGKKIHSGRSRNDQILVDLNLFVRTEIKEIVLLTNSFFDLLLKLSEQYKNILMPGYTHHQIAMPSSFGLWFAAYAESLIDDLLLIRTAYRIVNKNPLGSAAGYGTSLPLNRKMTTNLLGFEDLNYNVVYAQMMRGKMERIVAEAISALARTLSKMSQDICLYLSQNFNFISFPDHFTTGSSIMPHKKNPDVFEIIRAKCNLITSIPNEISLISSNLCSGYHRDFQIIKERFIPMFEEIKQCLSMFNYMLNHIIVKDDILQEDKYQYLFSVEVVNDLVLNKGYSFREAYQKVGLDILNGCFKPLPFTRVSYSHEGSIGNLCNAKIKNLMYTITQKFDFQKLNEVVKRLIYSKIYFNGTYKNPIFVV, from the coding sequence GTGAAAATTTGGGATAAAAAAACTAATATTAATTTAGACAAAGAAATTGAAAATTTTACTTCATACAAAGACTCTAAAATTGATTTACTTCTAGCTCCCCATGATGTTTTAGGGACTATAGCACATGTTATAATGTTAAATAGTATTGGATTGATAAATGTAAAAGACTTCAAAAGTATAATTAAAGAATTAAGAAATATTTATATAAACGAAATATTAACAAACAATTTCATAATAAATGAAGGAATAGAAGATATTCATTCTCAAATAGAATTCTTATTAACGAATCGTTTAGGAGATATAGGGAAAAAAATACATAGTGGAAGATCTAGAAATGATCAAATATTAGTAGACTTGAATCTTTTTGTTCGTACAGAAATAAAAGAAATAGTTTTACTTACAAATTCATTCTTTGATTTGTTATTAAAGTTAAGTGAACAATATAAAAATATATTAATGCCAGGTTATACCCACCATCAAATAGCAATGCCATCTTCTTTTGGGCTTTGGTTCGCAGCATATGCAGAAAGTTTAATAGATGATTTACTGCTAATTCGTACTGCTTATAGAATTGTAAATAAAAATCCTTTAGGATCAGCTGCTGGGTATGGGACTTCTTTACCTTTAAATAGGAAAATGACTACTAATTTATTGGGATTTGAAGATCTAAATTACAATGTAGTATATGCACAAATGATGCGAGGAAAAATGGAAAGAATTGTTGCAGAAGCTATTTCTGCACTAGCTAGAACTCTAAGTAAAATGTCACAAGACATTTGCTTGTACTTGAGTCAAAATTTTAATTTCATTAGTTTTCCTGATCATTTTACAACTGGATCTAGCATTATGCCACATAAAAAAAATCCAGATGTTTTTGAAATAATACGAGCTAAATGTAACTTAATCACATCTATTCCCAATGAAATATCCTTAATATCTTCTAATTTATGTTCCGGATATCATAGAGACTTTCAAATAATTAAAGAAAGATTTATTCCAATGTTCGAGGAAATAAAACAATGTTTATCTATGTTCAATTATATGTTAAATCATATTATAGTAAAAGATGATATTCTTCAAGAGGATAAATATCAATATTTATTCAGTGTAGAAGTTGTGAATGATTTAGTACTAAATAAAGGATATTCTTTTAGAGAAGCCTATCAAAAAGTAGGATTGGACATTTTAAATGGATGTTTTAAACCATTACCTTTTACAAGAGTAAGTTATTCTCATGAAGGAAGTATAGGAAATTTATGTAATGCAAAAATTAAAAATTTAATGTATACTATTACACAAAAATTTGATTTCCAAAAACTAAATGAAGTTGTAAAACGATTAATTTATAGCAAAATATATTTTAATGGGACTTATAAAAATCCTATTTTTGTTGTATAA
- the gyrB gene encoding DNA topoisomerase (ATP-hydrolyzing) subunit B, translated as MMERKNNNTEITDYTADSIQSLEGIEHIRKRPSMYIGDLGIRGLHHLVYEVIDNSVDEALAGYCNKIWVTLHKNGFITILDNGRGIPIEIHKKEGKSALEVVMTKIGAGGKFDKNSYKVSGGLHGVGISCVNALSKRLIVTIYRNGKIYQQEYFKGNTMYPVKYLGVTNMRGTKINYIPDDTIFSSITYNYEIIANRLKELSFLNKGLHLFIEDEKNNIKEEFFSKNGLKEYIYIILEKDHIPLMKDIIFIEGEKDNTIVEVAMVYSTSFKEKIYSYVNNINTHEGGTHLSGFRRALTRTLKKYTEVSRFGSIKEKVEFTGDDFREGLTAIISIRVIHPQFEGQTKTKLSNHEVGGIVEKIVGQMLNSYLEEHPIDRKKILEKVMLAAKARQAAKKARELIQKKITITNCMLPVKLADCSLNNPEICEIYLVEGDSAGGTAKQGRDRKFQAILPLRGKILNVEKAIQYKIFDNEEIKNIFTSLGISIVTDEDKKILNIKKLRYHKIIIMTDADIDGSHISTLILTLFFRYMQPLIEQGHIYIATPPLYLIRTRKGSHYKYAWSDKERENIVNKLGGRKKVNVQRYKGLGEMNADQLWETTMNPKKRILRKVNIENYSEADKIFSILMGDEVPPRRSFIEKNAIRAKINV; from the coding sequence ATGATGGAACGAAAAAATAATAATACTGAAATAACAGATTATACAGCAGATAGTATTCAATCTTTGGAAGGAATTGAACATATAAGGAAAAGACCCTCTATGTATATTGGTGATCTAGGAATTAGAGGATTACATCATTTAGTATACGAAGTTATAGACAATTCAGTAGATGAAGCATTAGCAGGTTACTGTAATAAAATATGGGTAACTCTACACAAAAATGGATTCATAACTATTTTAGATAACGGGCGTGGAATCCCAATAGAAATACATAAGAAAGAAGGTAAATCTGCTCTTGAAGTAGTAATGACTAAAATTGGAGCAGGAGGAAAATTTGATAAAAATTCTTATAAAGTATCAGGTGGATTGCATGGAGTAGGAATTTCTTGTGTTAATGCTCTTTCTAAAAGACTTATAGTTACCATTTATCGTAATGGGAAAATTTACCAACAAGAATATTTTAAAGGAAATACTATGTATCCAGTAAAATACTTAGGAGTAACTAATATGAGAGGTACAAAAATTAATTATATCCCAGACGATACTATATTTTCTTCTATAACATATAATTATGAAATTATAGCTAATAGATTGAAAGAATTATCTTTCTTAAATAAAGGATTACATTTGTTTATAGAAGATGAAAAAAACAATATAAAAGAAGAATTTTTTTCTAAAAATGGATTAAAGGAATATATCTATATTATATTAGAAAAGGATCATATTCCTTTAATGAAGGATATTATTTTTATTGAAGGAGAAAAAGATAATACAATTGTAGAGGTAGCAATGGTATATAGTACTTCTTTTAAGGAAAAAATCTATTCCTATGTAAATAATATAAATACCCATGAAGGTGGGACTCATCTTTCTGGATTCAGAAGAGCCTTAACAAGGACTTTAAAGAAATACACTGAAGTAAGTCGATTTGGATCCATTAAAGAGAAAGTAGAATTTACAGGAGACGATTTTAGAGAAGGGCTAACCGCAATTATATCTATTAGAGTAATACATCCTCAATTTGAGGGTCAAACTAAGACAAAATTAAGTAATCACGAAGTAGGTGGGATTGTGGAGAAAATAGTAGGACAAATGTTAAATAGTTATTTAGAAGAACACCCAATAGATAGAAAAAAAATCCTTGAAAAGGTAATGTTAGCCGCTAAAGCTAGACAAGCCGCGAAAAAAGCTAGGGAATTAATACAAAAAAAAATTACCATTACAAATTGTATGTTACCTGTAAAATTAGCGGACTGTTCATTAAATAATCCAGAAATTTGTGAAATTTATTTAGTAGAAGGAGATTCTGCAGGAGGAACTGCAAAACAAGGAAGAGATAGAAAATTTCAGGCAATTTTACCTTTACGAGGAAAAATTTTGAATGTAGAAAAAGCAATACAATATAAAATATTTGATAATGAGGAAATAAAAAATATATTTACTTCTTTAGGGATTTCTATTGTAACAGATGAAGATAAAAAAATACTAAATATAAAAAAACTTAGATACCACAAAATTATTATTATGACAGATGCAGATATAGATGGTAGTCATATTTCTACGTTAATATTAACATTATTTTTCCGTTATATGCAACCATTAATAGAACAAGGTCATATTTATATTGCTACTCCTCCACTTTATTTAATTAGAACTAGAAAAGGATCTCATTATAAATATGCTTGGAGTGATAAAGAACGAGAAAATATTGTTAATAAGTTAGGGGGAAGAAAAAAGGTTAATGTACAACGTTATAAAGGTTTAGGAGAAATGAATGCAGATCAACTTTGGGAAACTACTATGAATCCTAAAAAAAGAATTTTGCGTAAAGTAAATATAGAAAATTATTCTGAAGCAGATAAAATATTTTCTATACTTATGGGAGATGAAGTTCCACCCCGTAGAAGTTTTATAGAAAAAAATGCTATACGTGCGAAAATAAATGTTTAG
- a CDS encoding undecaprenyl-diphosphate phosphatase, with protein MNYIQSIILGIIEGITEFFPISSTGHMIIAATIMGILENKITKLLVISTQIGSILSIIFLYRKKIFVKKLDFYIKIFIAILPIGIIGLLVQKKINFFLDNPIVVALSLFIGGLVILKSEDIYDKKVFCEKNNCITYYKSFIIGLFQCISLIPGVSRSATTIVTCMLQNVDRKKSIEFSFFLSVPVIVIATCKKLFDYYFQFDYLTIDFFKEIKMILLGNLVSFMTSLVTIKYFMKYLKNNNFKLFGYYRIFLGIFFIVRHYLINL; from the coding sequence ATGAATTATATTCAATCTATTATATTAGGAATTATTGAGGGAATAACAGAATTTTTTCCTATTTCTTCTACAGGACATATGATAATTGCTGCTACTATAATGGGAATACTAGAAAATAAAATAACAAAGTTATTGGTTATTTCTACTCAGATTGGATCAATTTTATCAATAATATTTTTATATAGAAAGAAAATATTTGTTAAAAAATTAGATTTTTACATAAAGATATTTATAGCAATTTTACCAATAGGAATTATTGGGTTATTAGTCCAAAAAAAAATTAATTTTTTTTTGGATAACCCCATTGTAGTTGCTTTATCACTTTTTATTGGAGGATTAGTGATTTTAAAATCTGAAGATATTTATGATAAAAAAGTTTTTTGCGAAAAAAACAACTGTATAACTTATTATAAATCTTTTATAATAGGATTATTTCAATGTATTTCTTTGATACCCGGAGTATCTAGAAGTGCTACTACTATTGTTACCTGTATGCTGCAAAATGTTGATAGAAAAAAATCTATTGAATTTTCTTTTTTTTTATCTGTTCCAGTTATTGTAATTGCTACATGTAAAAAATTATTTGATTATTATTTTCAATTTGATTATTTAACCATTGATTTTTTCAAAGAAATTAAAATGATATTGTTAGGGAACCTAGTTTCTTTTATGACTTCTCTGGTAACTATCAAATATTTTATGAAATACTTAAAAAATAACAATTTTAAATTATTTGGATATTATAGAATTTTTTTAGGTATTTTTTTTATTGTAAGACATTATTTAATTAATTTATAA
- the truB gene encoding tRNA pseudouridine(55) synthase TruB, translated as MFINNDLSEFQKGKILLVDKPWGWSSFKIVKEIKNYITKIGNNNSLKIKIGHAGTLDPLATGLLVVLTGKFTKKVSIIQNCKKSYTGIIKLGCDTFSFDSETKEKNFSSISHINEKMIENISEKFTGEIEQFPPYFSALKKKGKKYYEYARIGKKMNFLTSRIVKIYKFSILKIKIPYIRFFIECGKGTYIRSLANDFGIALKSRAYLLSLRRERIGRYSLNKNHKNSKLIRLNILHSFICYLCN; from the coding sequence ATGTTTATAAATAATGATTTATCAGAATTCCAAAAAGGAAAAATATTATTAGTAGATAAGCCTTGGGGGTGGTCATCTTTCAAAATTGTAAAAGAAATTAAAAATTATATTACTAAAATTGGAAATAATAATTCCTTAAAAATAAAAATAGGACATGCTGGGACACTAGATCCTCTAGCAACTGGTTTATTAGTTGTTCTTACTGGAAAGTTTACTAAAAAAGTGTCGATCATACAAAATTGCAAAAAATCTTATACAGGAATTATTAAATTAGGATGTGATACATTTTCTTTTGATTCAGAAACTAAAGAGAAAAATTTTTCTTCTATTTCTCATATTAATGAAAAAATGATTGAAAATATATCTGAAAAATTTACAGGAGAAATTGAACAATTTCCTCCCTATTTTTCTGCTTTAAAAAAAAAAGGAAAAAAATATTATGAATATGCTAGAATAGGAAAAAAAATGAATTTTTTAACATCTAGGATCGTAAAAATTTATAAATTTAGTATTTTAAAAATAAAAATTCCCTACATTAGATTTTTTATAGAATGTGGAAAAGGTACATATATAAGATCATTAGCAAATGATTTTGGTATAGCACTGAAAAGTAGAGCATACCTTCTTTCTTTAAGAAGGGAACGTATAGGTCGTTATTCTCTAAACAAAAACCATAAAAATTCAAAATTGATTAGATTAAATATTTTACATTCTTTTATATGTTATTTGTGTAATTAA
- the rpsP gene encoding 30S ribosomal protein S16: MAVKIRLKRIGKKHKPIYHIVVADSRSPRDGRFIEKIGTYNPNLDPPLTILKMKNSVSWLIKGAQTTNTVKSLFSKSGVLLKKHLLEGVKKGAFTTEESKNRFDAWYKKYRI, from the coding sequence ATGGCTGTAAAAATACGTTTAAAAAGAATAGGTAAAAAGCATAAACCTATTTATCATATCGTTGTAGCTGATTCCCGTTCTCCAAGAGATGGGAGGTTCATTGAGAAAATAGGAACTTATAATCCTAATCTAGATCCTCCTTTAACTATATTAAAAATGAAAAATTCTGTTTCATGGTTAATTAAAGGTGCACAGACAACAAATACAGTTAAATCACTTTTTTCTAAAAGTGGAGTATTACTAAAAAAACATTTATTGGAAGGAGTTAAAAAAGGAGCATTTACTACTGAAGAATCTAAAAATAGATTTGATGCATGGTATAAAAAATATAGAATTTAA
- a CDS encoding dicarboxylate/amino acid:cation symporter: MSNGMKIKKEKVLFIAFLSVLSCVFLHFFKGFLGLDKFTLCILRYFVISIFILYAILKKDLTTWILLSIIIGIELGLDQPKIAIELRFLSQIFLRLIKTIIAPILFSTLVVGIASHSNIKQLGSMGWKSLLYFEIVTTLALFIGLIAINLSKAGVGIVIPEGIKNQQLPKVESRSWQDTILHVFPENFTKSIYHGDVLPIVVFSVIFGISMVFLDEKKRRPLLLFAESLSEIMFKFTKIIMYFAPIGVGSAIAYTVGHMGMDILYNLLQLLFTLYIALFIFLIVVLYPILLWIKVPLRGFVKALTKPVSLAFATTSSESALPLLMENLEKLGVPRKIIAFVIPTGYSFNLDGTTLYLSLATVFVAQASGIPLSFSKQIFIGLTLILTSKGVAGVPRASLVILLATVATFGLPTWPILAIIGIDELMDMARTTVNVIGNGLASCVIARTEGELDEKKMLDYSDK; this comes from the coding sequence ATGAGTAATGGAATGAAAATAAAAAAAGAAAAAGTTTTGTTTATAGCTTTTTTAAGTGTTTTATCTTGTGTTTTTTTACATTTTTTCAAAGGTTTTTTAGGATTAGACAAATTCACTCTTTGCATACTAAGATATTTCGTAATATCTATTTTCATTCTATATGCTATTTTAAAAAAAGATTTAACTACTTGGATTTTACTATCCATTATTATAGGAATAGAATTAGGATTAGATCAACCAAAAATAGCTATAGAACTTAGATTTTTATCTCAAATATTTTTAAGATTAATAAAAACAATCATTGCCCCAATACTATTTTCTACTCTTGTAGTTGGCATCGCTAGCCATTCAAACATTAAACAATTAGGTAGCATGGGATGGAAATCATTACTATATTTTGAGATAGTAACTACTTTAGCCTTATTTATTGGTCTTATTGCTATCAATCTATCTAAAGCTGGAGTAGGGATTGTAATTCCTGAAGGAATAAAAAATCAACAGTTACCAAAAGTAGAAAGTAGATCTTGGCAAGATACCATTCTTCATGTTTTTCCAGAAAATTTTACTAAATCTATATATCATGGAGATGTATTGCCTATTGTGGTATTTTCTGTAATATTCGGAATTTCCATGGTTTTTTTAGATGAAAAAAAGAGAAGGCCTCTCTTATTATTTGCAGAAAGTCTTTCAGAAATTATGTTTAAATTTACCAAAATAATTATGTATTTTGCTCCAATAGGAGTAGGATCTGCTATAGCTTATACAGTAGGACATATGGGAATGGATATTTTGTATAATTTATTGCAGTTGTTATTTACACTGTATATTGCTTTATTTATTTTTTTAATAGTTGTATTATATCCTATTCTTCTATGGATAAAAGTTCCTTTAAGGGGTTTTGTAAAGGCATTAACAAAACCAGTATCACTAGCTTTTGCTACCACAAGTTCTGAATCTGCTTTACCTTTACTTATGGAGAATCTAGAAAAATTGGGAGTACCTAGAAAGATTATAGCTTTTGTTATTCCTACAGGATACAGTTTTAATCTAGATGGAACTACTCTCTACTTATCTTTAGCCACTGTTTTCGTTGCGCAAGCATCTGGAATTCCTTTAAGTTTTAGTAAACAAATATTTATTGGATTAACTTTAATTTTGACTAGTAAGGGTGTCGCAGGAGTACCTAGAGCCTCTTTAGTTATTCTTCTAGCAACAGTAGCTACTTTTGGTTTACCTACTTGGCCTATACTAGCTATAATAGGAATAGATGAATTAATGGATATGGCTAGAACTACTGTAAATGTTATAGGAAATGGATTAGCTAGTTGTGTAATAGCTCGTACTGAAGGAGAACTAGACGAAAAAAAAATGTTAGACTATAGTGATAAATGA
- a CDS encoding diphosphomevalonate/mevalonate 3,5-bisphosphate decarboxylase family protein — protein MFFLYKKKYHLDKHGIVTKKSNSNIALIKYWGKHSDKIQIPLNSSISYSLDKVYTVTKLIYNIKEKCDKNISSIKVFVSGKKNYFFLQKVSEFFHRISFYCSYLRNYDFIIETYNTFPHSSGIASSASSMSALALCIMEIEKRFFTYFLKEAFLRKKASFLARLGSGSACRSIYPGLVVWGFHKSIKGSNDLYAIPYPYKIHSIFTNLMNTILVIDETPKKISSSEGHKLMNNHPYAKERFKCANRNMDSLISILKIGDIQEFGKLIEYEALSLHAMIMTSNPYFLWMKPNTLNVIHTVWEFRMQSKKNIYFTLDAGANIHLLYPIQEKNYILQWIYSDLIDYCKKVIESFCC, from the coding sequence TTGTTTTTTTTATATAAAAAAAAATATCATTTAGATAAACATGGAATAGTTACAAAAAAAAGTAATTCTAATATTGCTTTAATTAAATACTGGGGTAAACATAGTGATAAAATTCAAATTCCTTTGAATTCATCTATTAGTTATTCATTGGATAAAGTATATACTGTTACAAAATTGATTTATAATATTAAAGAAAAATGTGATAAAAACATATCATCTATAAAAGTATTTGTATCTGGAAAAAAAAACTACTTTTTTTTGCAAAAAGTATCAGAATTCTTTCATAGAATATCATTCTACTGTTCTTATTTACGTAATTATGATTTTATTATAGAAACATATAATACTTTTCCTCACAGTAGTGGAATAGCTTCTTCTGCATCTTCTATGAGTGCTCTAGCATTATGTATCATGGAAATAGAAAAAAGATTTTTTACTTACTTTTTAAAAGAAGCTTTTTTAAGAAAAAAAGCTTCTTTTTTGGCCAGATTAGGTTCAGGAAGTGCTTGTAGATCTATATATCCTGGATTAGTCGTTTGGGGCTTTCATAAATCCATAAAAGGAAGTAATGATCTTTATGCAATTCCATATCCATACAAAATACATTCTATTTTTACCAATTTGATGAATACAATTTTAGTAATAGATGAAACTCCAAAAAAAATATCAAGTTCAGAAGGTCATAAATTAATGAATAATCATCCTTATGCTAAGGAGAGGTTTAAATGTGCAAATAGAAATATGGATAGTCTTATATCAATATTAAAAATAGGAGATATACAAGAATTTGGAAAATTAATAGAATATGAAGCATTATCCCTTCATGCTATGATTATGACCTCTAATCCTTATTTTTTATGGATGAAGCCCAATACTTTAAATGTAATTCATACTGTATGGGAATTTAGAATGCAAAGCAAAAAGAATATCTATTTTACACTAGATGCTGGAGCTAACATTCATCTATTATATCCTATTCAAGAAAAAAACTACATTTTACAATGGATTTATAGTGATCTTATAGATTACTGCAAAAAGGTTATTGAAAGTTTTTGTTGTTAG
- a CDS encoding pyridoxal phosphate-dependent aminotransferase, with protein MKNRLSHRLQNISYSQTIAMAAKARELKNKGYDIINLSIGEPDFIPPHFVLNAAKKAIDDGYHYYTPVSGYFDLREAICEKFNRDNNLKYLPSQIVVSTGAKQAIMNVLLSLLNKDDEVLLPVPYWGSYYQMVKFCESHPIIIPTRMNNDFKINPEELEKYITDKTKLFIFSTPCNPTGSVYTYEELKNLSEIFKKYPKIMILSDEIYEHIFYEEFTTTSIAIFPEIYPQVITLNGLSKAFSMTGWRIGYIGAPEWLAKSCDKIQGQMTSCANSIAQRAAIAAIKSDPNDIKYMIKELKKRRDLVLCLIKEIDGFRFNKPNGTFYIFPDISSFFEKKIHGKLIINADKFSNLLLEKSQVATVSGNAFGYDKCIRISYASSEEKIIEAFTRIKNILS; from the coding sequence ATGAAAAATAGATTGTCTCATCGTTTACAAAATATATCTTACTCACAAACTATAGCCATGGCCGCAAAAGCTAGAGAACTAAAAAATAAAGGATATGATATTATTAACCTAAGTATAGGAGAACCTGATTTTATTCCACCTCATTTTGTTTTAAATGCTGCTAAAAAAGCCATAGATGATGGATATCATTATTATACACCTGTTTCTGGTTACTTTGATCTTAGAGAAGCAATATGTGAAAAATTTAATCGTGATAATAATTTAAAATACCTACCATCCCAAATTGTAGTGTCTACTGGCGCAAAACAAGCTATTATGAATGTACTTTTATCTTTGCTAAATAAAGATGACGAAGTGCTCCTTCCAGTTCCTTATTGGGGAAGTTATTATCAAATGGTAAAATTTTGTGAATCACATCCCATTATTATCCCTACAAGAATGAATAATGATTTTAAAATAAATCCAGAAGAATTAGAAAAATATATCACAGATAAAACAAAATTATTCATTTTTAGTACTCCTTGTAATCCTACAGGTAGTGTTTATACTTATGAAGAATTAAAAAATTTATCAGAAATTTTCAAAAAATATCCAAAAATAATGATTTTATCTGATGAAATTTATGAACATATTTTTTATGAGGAATTTACTACTACTAGTATAGCAATCTTTCCTGAGATTTATCCTCAAGTAATTACATTAAACGGATTATCTAAAGCATTTTCAATGACTGGGTGGAGAATTGGATATATAGGTGCACCAGAATGGCTAGCTAAGTCTTGTGATAAAATACAAGGTCAAATGACATCTTGTGCAAATTCTATTGCACAACGTGCAGCTATAGCTGCTATAAAATCAGATCCAAATGATATAAAATATATGATAAAAGAATTAAAAAAAAGAAGAGATTTAGTTTTGTGTCTTATCAAAGAAATTGATGGATTTAGATTTAATAAACCAAATGGAACTTTTTATATTTTTCCAGATATTTCATCATTTTTTGAAAAAAAAATACATGGTAAATTGATTATAAATGCAGATAAATTTTCAAACCTATTGCTTGAAAAAAGTCAAGTAGCTACTGTTAGCGGGAATGCTTTTGGATATGATAAATGTATACGTATTTCTTATGCATCTTCAGAAGAAAAAATAATAGAAGCATTTACAAGAATAAAAAATATATTATCTTAA
- the rsmG gene encoding 16S rRNA (guanine(527)-N(7))-methyltransferase RsmG, producing the protein MELIKKYFPNLLKEQIHKLYYLKNLYAYWNTRINIISRKTFYDFYQQHVLFCLGIAKVFSFFPGSSVLDLGTGGGFPGIPLSIIFPYTKFTLVDSIQKKINVVENIVRAIYLKNAYPICIRAEKLDKKFDFVVTRGISNINIIQNWIKNKFKQKSSYKIKNGSLYLKGGEISNEIKKFPHAIEYPLNYYFHEPFFYTKKVIWISNI; encoded by the coding sequence ATGGAATTAATTAAAAAATATTTTCCAAATTTATTGAAGGAACAAATACATAAATTGTACTATTTAAAAAATTTATATGCATATTGGAATACTAGAATTAACATTATATCTAGAAAAACATTCTATGATTTTTATCAACAACACGTACTTTTTTGTTTAGGAATAGCTAAAGTCTTTTCTTTTTTTCCTGGGTCATCCGTTCTGGATTTAGGAACAGGTGGGGGATTCCCAGGTATTCCTTTATCTATAATTTTTCCATATACAAAATTCACATTAGTAGATTCCATTCAAAAAAAAATTAATGTGGTAGAAAATATTGTACGTGCTATTTATTTAAAAAATGCATATCCAATTTGTATAAGAGCAGAAAAATTGGACAAAAAATTTGATTTTGTAGTCACTAGAGGAATATCTAATATCAATATTATCCAAAATTGGATAAAAAATAAATTTAAACAAAAATCTAGCTATAAAATTAAAAATGGGTCTTTATATCTAAAAGGTGGGGAAATTTCTAATGAAATAAAAAAATTTCCTCATGCAATAGAATATCCTTTAAATTATTATTTTCATGAACCATTTTTTTATACTAAAAAAGTAATTTGGATTTCCAATATTTAG